Proteins encoded within one genomic window of Cydia pomonella isolate Wapato2018A chromosome 12, ilCydPomo1, whole genome shotgun sequence:
- the LOC133523700 gene encoding cytochrome P450 6B5-like, translating into MLTIIVLTIVVFIALYLYGTRTFNYWKIRGVKHDRPYAFVGNNFRQFVQKSSLAMTATELYKKYPNEKVVGYYRSSTPELIIRDPDIAKRIVSTDFEHFYARGLHPDKTVTEPILKNLFFLDGDLWRLLRQRFTPVFSTGKLKAMFPLITERAEKLQQLAEEVAHLDFYDMRELMARYTTDFIGACGFGINMDSLSSENSEFRKLGKRIFQRTPRDALRGAMKFMFPELCNNVHLLAPEIEESIRHLVLSVLKEKNYKPSGRNDFIDLLLELREQGDMVGESIEKRNQDGTPIVINQALDIDLMVAQVFVFFGAGFETSSSASSYLLHQLAFNPNCQVKVQEEMDKMMLKYDDKLTYDAVKEMTYLEMAFNEGLRMYPPVAFIYRECKSSKYTIPEIDLTIDEGVKIMIPTQAIHNDEKYFDDPGKFDPERFNPENKQNRKYIYMPFGEGPRACVGARLGQMQAMAGVAAILHKFSVEPAACSVRNPAPEPTAIVAESFVGGLPVKLKKRIK; encoded by the exons ATGTTGACAATAATAGTTCTCACAATAGTGGTCTTCATTGCTTTATACTTATATGGTACTCGGACCTTCAATTATTGGAAAATTCGGGGAGTGAAACATGATAGACCTTATGCGTTTGTCGGGAATAATTTTCGTCAATTTGTACAGAAATCTAGTTTAGCTATGACTGCAACAGAATTGTACAAGAAGTATCCCAACGAGAAAGTCGTTGGTTACTACAGAAGCTCAACCCCGGAACTAATTATAAGGGATCCAGATATTGCTAAAAGGATAGTTAGCACCGACTTCGAGCACTTTTATGCAAGAGGATTACATCCCGATAAAACGGTGACAGAACCGATTCTGAAAAACTTGTTCTTCTTGGACGGAGATTTGTGGCGCTTGCTTCGACAAAGGTTTACGCCAGTGTTTAGCACTGGCAAGTTAAAAGCGATGTTCCCACTTATTACTGAAAGGGCAGAAAAATTACAACAATTGGCTGAAGAGGTCGCTCATTTGGATTTCTACGATATGCGAGAACTCATGGCTAGATATACAACCGATTTCATAGGAGCGTGCGGATTTGGAATTAACATGGATTCGCTGAGTTCTGAAAATTCAGAGTTTCGAAAACTTGGTAAGAGAATATTCCAGAGAACTCCTAGAGACGCTCTCAGAGGTGCCATGAAGTTCATGTTTCCAGAATTATGCAATAACGTACACTTGTTAGCACCTGAAATCGAAGAATCTATACGTCATTTAGTGTTGTCCGTTTTAAAAGAGAAAAACTATAAGCCATCAGGCAGAAACGATTTCATAGATTTATTGCTTGAGCTTAGGGAACAAGGTGATATGGTTGGAGAGTCTATAGAGAAAAGAAATCAAGACGGCACTCCAATAGTAATTAATCAGGCACTAGATATAGACCTTATGGTGGCACAAGTATTTGTTTTCTTTGGCGCAGGATTTGAGACATCGTCCAGTGCATCAAGTTATCTATTACATCAATTGGCATTTAATCCTAATTGTCAAGTAAAAGTACAAGAAGAAATGGATAAAATGATGCTAAAATACGATGATAAATTAACATACGATGCTGTGAAAGAAATGACCTATTTAGAAATGGCTTTTAATGAGGGCCTGAGGATGTATCCTCCTGTAGCATTCATTTATAGGGAGTGCAAATCTTCTAAATATACGATACCAGAGATTGACCTAACAATTGATGaaggtgtaaaaataatgaTACCAACGCAAGCAATTCATAACGATGAAAAGTATTTCGATGATCCAGGAAAATTTGACCCTGAAAGATTTAACCCAGAAAATAAACAGAAcaggaaatatatatatatgccttttgGAGAAGGACCACGGGCGTGTGTTG GAGCTCGCCTGGGTCAAATGCAAGCTATGGCCGGCGTAGCAGCAATTTTACACAAGTTCTCAGTCGAGCCCGCGGCCTGCTCCGTGAGGAACCCAGCGCCCGAACCCACTGCGATCGTTGCTGAGAGCTTTGTTGGAGGTCTTCCCGTCAAATTGAAGAAGCggattaaataa